In Oscillatoria acuminata PCC 6304, a single window of DNA contains:
- a CDS encoding methyl-accepting chemotaxis protein codes for MVSSTDYQQDYEQALTAYTEKNYEEAALIVNQLVANFPEDPSARLLAGHIYCYGLQMYDVALGQYEGVLSLTDDPAFIEGASQGIDYANQYATEGMQSSEYGYEADNEFQSAMPEDFESDFDSIQSEQDTALFELEAPAPSYEEEFWEEDNSALGLQDRAYNEALAINQIGSDDADLSMELDPVDPNLELESMEFDELAEFESGDLGGGSGTPEGGLLNPFTSEEAFEGIADEDPFAIDDEEILSEVQNNQWSDPLASELPDFLPRDDEMPDLVGEETGIRVSKQSPFDQGQDDLDLMDLATPFQEFEDAFAPEDEAEFDSNLDPLEDEEDTSYYSNNGSAIDSDFDLFDADDDFGNEFSEEDEDESPHQNGKGAGTSGIPYDIDEDFDFNAPSEEEETLLMGRQQLEQTQALNSISKASGPPYSQPKGLTQPNLEEDDDDDDYDSKTFVSEPTNGFNQADSYELEDFDDAFSGGNSFDSKPNGEDFPNSISNSSPLLQEEGVDFLGEFDDFEDFGNIPDNIPDFDLSEDTTGASTGGFGMGRMGPKASFQDIDDSYDIAEDTDGSIIRDDEIFRFAGSAEQVPVFTPPENTPVETVASAEPGIFGFLENASLVKKFLWIALISGGVSAIAAASVSFAFSSQRNWPQQLKDPMMALAAGGASILTCFGVGSASAKLIRRSIDDLHNQFDTMSQGNLSARATVYNEDEFGQLSAKFNQMGRIIYTTTSEAQRKAEEQEQSKEDLQRQVIRLLDDVEGAARGDLTVQAEVTADVLGAVADSFNLTIQNLREIVLQVKLAARQVTKGATDSESFARSLSSDALRQAEELAATLNSVQVMTDLIQRVADNAREAEEVAKSASATAKKGGEAVEQTVAGILEVRETVAETTRKVKRLAESTQEISKIVALIATIAGRTNLLALNASIEAARAGEAGRGFAIVADEVRQLADRSAKALKEIEQIVMQIQSETGGVMVAMEEGTQQVIEGTKRAEQAKRALENIIQVTNRIDVLVRSITADTVEQSQTSRSVAQVMQAVELTAQETSQEAQRVSGSLQNLVGVARDLLTSVERFRVETGERR; via the coding sequence ATGGTATCAAGTACGGACTATCAGCAGGATTACGAACAAGCTTTAACGGCCTATACCGAGAAAAACTATGAAGAAGCTGCTCTAATCGTCAATCAATTGGTTGCGAATTTTCCCGAGGATCCCAGTGCTCGACTCTTAGCCGGTCATATCTATTGTTATGGATTGCAAATGTATGATGTGGCCTTGGGTCAGTATGAAGGGGTGCTGAGTCTGACGGATGACCCAGCTTTCATTGAGGGAGCCTCCCAGGGCATAGACTACGCCAATCAGTACGCTACAGAAGGAATGCAGTCTTCCGAGTATGGGTATGAGGCGGATAACGAATTTCAATCCGCAATGCCAGAGGATTTCGAGTCAGATTTTGATTCCATTCAATCGGAACAAGATACAGCCTTGTTTGAACTCGAAGCCCCAGCCCCAAGCTATGAAGAAGAATTCTGGGAAGAAGACAACTCCGCCCTGGGTTTGCAGGACCGAGCCTACAATGAAGCCTTAGCCATCAACCAGATTGGGTCCGATGACGCGGATTTGAGTATGGAACTGGATCCGGTAGACCCCAATCTCGAACTCGAATCTATGGAGTTTGACGAGTTGGCTGAATTTGAGTCCGGGGATTTAGGAGGGGGTTCTGGGACTCCAGAGGGGGGACTGCTCAATCCATTTACAAGCGAAGAGGCTTTTGAAGGGATAGCCGATGAAGACCCCTTTGCCATTGATGATGAAGAAATTCTCTCGGAAGTTCAAAATAACCAATGGAGCGATCCGTTGGCATCTGAGTTACCGGACTTTTTGCCTAGAGATGATGAAATGCCGGATTTGGTTGGGGAAGAGACAGGGATCCGGGTCTCGAAGCAGTCTCCTTTTGATCAGGGCCAGGATGATTTGGACCTCATGGATTTGGCAACGCCGTTTCAGGAGTTTGAAGATGCGTTTGCCCCAGAAGATGAAGCAGAGTTTGACTCAAATTTAGACCCTTTAGAGGATGAGGAAGACACCAGTTATTACAGTAACAACGGGTCTGCGATCGACTCAGATTTTGACCTGTTCGATGCGGATGATGACTTCGGGAATGAATTCAGTGAAGAGGATGAAGACGAATCTCCCCATCAAAATGGAAAGGGTGCGGGGACTTCGGGGATTCCCTATGATATTGATGAGGACTTCGACTTTAACGCTCCTTCTGAGGAGGAGGAAACCCTGTTAATGGGACGCCAACAGCTTGAACAGACTCAAGCGCTCAACTCGATTTCCAAAGCATCGGGTCCTCCTTACTCCCAGCCGAAAGGACTAACTCAACCGAACCTCGAAGAAGATGACGATGATGATGATTACGATAGTAAGACCTTCGTCTCTGAACCTACCAATGGATTTAACCAGGCGGATAGTTACGAGTTAGAGGATTTTGACGACGCCTTTAGTGGGGGGAATTCCTTTGATTCTAAACCGAACGGTGAGGATTTTCCCAATAGCATCAGCAACTCGTCCCCCCTCCTCCAAGAAGAGGGTGTGGACTTTTTGGGTGAGTTCGATGATTTTGAGGATTTCGGCAATATTCCCGATAATATTCCCGATTTCGACCTGTCAGAAGATACGACAGGTGCGAGTACGGGGGGATTCGGAATGGGCAGGATGGGACCAAAAGCCTCCTTCCAAGATATCGACGATAGCTACGATATCGCCGAAGATACGGATGGATCGATCATTCGGGATGATGAAATTTTTCGGTTCGCCGGAAGTGCGGAACAAGTCCCGGTGTTTACGCCACCGGAAAATACACCTGTAGAAACGGTGGCGAGTGCAGAACCGGGGATTTTTGGCTTTTTGGAAAATGCTTCCTTGGTGAAAAAATTCCTGTGGATTGCATTAATTTCTGGAGGAGTTTCCGCGATCGCAGCGGCTTCGGTTTCTTTTGCTTTTTCCAGTCAACGCAATTGGCCCCAACAACTCAAGGACCCCATGATGGCCTTAGCCGCTGGGGGAGCCAGTATTCTCACTTGTTTTGGGGTCGGCAGTGCCAGCGCCAAGCTGATTCGCCGTTCCATTGATGATTTACACAACCAATTCGATACCATGTCTCAGGGCAATCTATCCGCCCGAGCAACGGTTTATAACGAAGATGAATTCGGCCAGCTTTCTGCTAAATTCAACCAAATGGGCCGAATTATTTACACCACCACCTCGGAAGCCCAACGGAAAGCAGAAGAACAGGAACAGTCCAAGGAAGACCTGCAACGACAAGTGATTCGTCTGCTGGATGATGTGGAAGGGGCGGCTAGAGGGGACCTGACGGTTCAGGCAGAAGTGACCGCCGATGTCCTCGGTGCTGTGGCGGACTCGTTTAATTTAACGATTCAAAACCTCCGGGAAATCGTTCTCCAGGTGAAACTAGCGGCGCGACAAGTGACCAAAGGAGCAACGGATAGCGAATCATTTGCCCGCAGTTTATCTTCAGATGCCTTGCGACAAGCGGAAGAACTGGCTGCCACCCTCAATTCGGTTCAGGTGATGACGGATTTGATTCAACGGGTGGCGGATAACGCGCGGGAGGCCGAAGAAGTGGCCAAATCAGCCTCGGCAACGGCCAAAAAAGGGGGAGAGGCGGTGGAACAGACTGTGGCTGGGATTCTGGAAGTTCGCGAAACGGTTGCAGAAACCACGCGAAAAGTCAAGCGACTGGCGGAATCGACGCAAGAAATTTCCAAAATTGTGGCCTTGATTGCGACGATCGCCGGACGGACCAACCTCCTGGCGCTCAATGCCAGTATTGAGGCGGCTCGTGCCGGGGAAGCGGGTCGAGGCTTTGCGATTGTGGCGGATGAAGTCCGTCAGCTTGCCGATCGCTCTGCTAAAGCGCTCAAAGAAATCGAACAAATCGTGATGCAAATCCAAAGCGAAACCGGCGGGGTGATGGTAGCAATGGAGGAAGGCACTCAACAGGTTATCGAAGGGACGAAGCGGGCAGAACAAGCTAAACGAGCCTTGGAAAATATCATTCAGGTGACCAATCGCATCGATGTATTGGTGCGTTCCATTACGGCAGATACGGTGGAACAATCCCAAACTTCGCGATCGGTGGCCCAGGTGATGCAAGCGGTGGAACTGACGGCTCAGGAAACCTCTCAAGAAGCCCAGCGGGTCTCCGGTTCTCTGCAAAACCTAGTGGGGGTGGCCCGAGACCTGCTCACCTCGGTGGAACGGTTCCGAGTGGAAACGGGAGAGCGTCGTTAG
- a CDS encoding response regulator transcription factor gives MSTVLVVEDSVTQREMISTLLKESGLNVTVASDGLEALERIQETCPDLVVLDIVMPRMNGYEVCRRLKADPKTKNVPVVMCSSKGEEFDRYWGMKQGADAYIAKPFQPTELVGTVKQLLRR, from the coding sequence ATGAGTACAGTTCTGGTTGTAGAAGATAGCGTCACGCAACGGGAGATGATCTCAACCCTACTGAAAGAGAGTGGGTTAAATGTTACCGTAGCGAGTGATGGCTTAGAAGCCTTGGAACGCATTCAGGAGACTTGCCCGGACCTAGTGGTACTCGATATCGTGATGCCTCGCATGAATGGTTATGAAGTATGTCGCCGTCTCAAGGCTGATCCCAAAACCAAAAATGTTCCAGTGGTCATGTGTTCGTCCAAAGGTGAAGAATTTGATCGCTATTGGGGCATGAAGCAAGGCGCGGATGCGTACATTGCTAAACCGTTCCAACCCACTGAATTGGTGGGAACTGTTAAACAGCTACTCAGAAGATAG
- a CDS encoding response regulator, whose amino-acid sequence MQGNLNEIDIRSILQLIELGQRTGELFVEAYGINSGNTCGGRDNVRDSLVYRYPYRDKRSRSCDQSWFVFFSNGQIIYAANTDTSLSRLRDFLRRYNAETALDGITNLSISATNALEYGYLWALLENHILTPAQGRNIIQGMVRETLFDLLSLHQGSFIFEMGPALAPQLTTLEIAPLVTKIIKQVQEWKQFHPHIQSPNQCPVISDAAQMREALPENTFNNLNRWADGTTNLRQMSRYLNRDILTVARAIYPFVQLGLVQLFYPNSSLNGNGLDECDLDPGFKIPRVVCIEDDLTVGKTVEAILAQYGYEVTALMNPLKALSLVFHLKPDLILCDITMPELDGYEICAMLRHSSAFRQTPIVMLTGKDGFIDRVKARMVGATDYLTKPFGESELLTIVEKYIGPGDPDVPEPDRLLAEVIEAEL is encoded by the coding sequence ATGCAGGGAAATTTGAATGAAATCGATATTCGGAGCATTCTACAACTCATTGAACTGGGACAGCGAACCGGAGAACTGTTTGTAGAAGCGTATGGGATTAACTCCGGCAATACCTGTGGCGGACGCGATAACGTGCGTGACTCCTTGGTGTATCGCTATCCTTACCGAGATAAGCGATCGCGCTCCTGTGACCAATCCTGGTTTGTATTCTTCTCCAATGGACAAATCATTTATGCCGCCAATACGGATACCAGCTTATCCCGACTACGGGACTTCCTGCGGCGCTATAATGCAGAAACAGCCTTAGATGGCATCACCAACCTCTCCATTTCTGCAACCAATGCCTTAGAGTATGGCTATTTATGGGCTTTACTCGAAAACCATATCCTCACCCCAGCCCAAGGCCGTAACATCATTCAGGGCATGGTTCGTGAAACCCTCTTTGATCTACTCAGCCTCCATCAAGGATCCTTTATTTTTGAAATGGGTCCCGCACTCGCGCCTCAACTGACCACCCTGGAGATTGCGCCCCTCGTCACCAAAATTATCAAGCAGGTCCAGGAGTGGAAACAGTTTCATCCCCATATCCAATCCCCGAACCAATGCCCGGTGATCTCTGATGCCGCCCAGATGCGCGAAGCCCTCCCAGAAAATACCTTTAATAACCTTAATCGGTGGGCCGATGGGACAACCAACCTCCGCCAAATGTCGCGCTACCTAAATCGCGATATCTTAACCGTCGCCCGTGCTATCTATCCCTTCGTTCAGTTAGGATTGGTCCAACTGTTTTATCCCAACTCATCCTTAAATGGCAACGGGTTAGATGAATGCGACTTAGATCCGGGATTTAAAATTCCCCGAGTGGTCTGTATTGAAGATGACCTGACGGTTGGTAAAACTGTGGAAGCAATCCTGGCACAATATGGCTATGAAGTCACTGCCTTGATGAATCCCCTCAAAGCCCTAAGTCTAGTCTTCCACCTCAAACCTGACCTGATCCTGTGCGACATTACCATGCCCGAACTCGATGGGTATGAAATCTGCGCCATGCTTCGTCATAGCAGCGCCTTTCGTCAGACCCCCATTGTGATGCTCACCGGCAAAGATGGTTTTATCGATCGCGTTAAAGCCAGGATGGTGGGAGCCACAGACTATCTCACCAAACCCTTTGGCGAGAGTGAACTCTTAACGATTGTGGAAAAATATATTGGCCCCGGAGACCCCGATGTTCCCGAACCGGACCGGCTATTAGCTGAGGTGATCGAAGCCGAACTCTAG
- a CDS encoding chemotaxis protein CheW, whose protein sequence is MVGNPDFLTGIGLEQAPEFQELESPEGELHLRFFVPSGNEFALSATGIREVISQAPDRITLIPNVSSLLLGTLNVRGRVIWVADLGQFLGEPATLNTDRPEIPVIAVEDQDTILGLAVDQIVGMAWLDVEQVRLPTNVPDSMAPFLRGEWIIPPKEESKEEEEKILRLLDQVAIVRSARWAA, encoded by the coding sequence ATGGTGGGTAATCCGGACTTTTTAACGGGGATTGGCTTAGAACAAGCACCGGAATTTCAAGAATTAGAAAGCCCAGAAGGGGAGTTGCATCTACGTTTTTTCGTGCCTTCTGGCAATGAATTTGCTTTAAGTGCCACGGGGATTCGCGAGGTCATTTCCCAAGCACCCGATCGCATTACATTGATTCCTAACGTCTCATCCTTACTGTTGGGAACCCTCAATGTTCGAGGGCGGGTGATTTGGGTGGCGGACCTAGGTCAATTTCTCGGAGAACCCGCAACTTTGAATACCGATCGCCCAGAAATTCCGGTGATCGCAGTCGAAGACCAAGACACTATACTAGGGTTAGCAGTTGATCAAATTGTGGGAATGGCATGGCTGGATGTGGAGCAAGTCCGACTGCCCACCAATGTTCCAGATAGTATGGCTCCTTTTTTACGGGGGGAGTGGATAATCCCACCCAAAGAAGAATCCAAAGAAGAAGAGGAGAAAATTTTGCGACTGCTGGATCAAGTGGCGATCGTGCGATCGGCACGATGGGCAGCATAA
- the hmpF gene encoding pilus motility taxis protein HmpF codes for MLYLAEVQKQKSGFGLGSGKAELKLLACQRGEQSWAAVPGSETIPADDANNLNAGTLVLVDLSPNKQIKGNIEEAANRLVSILQGFSRGQEKIKTKEEEIEQWMQSLTYQSQELQRREMELQVREEEIAQLDSQREEIQGSSEEAQRIRDELQAKQQELDAALEKLQSEKQTMEAQVAQSQQSVQLDEGLATHVQELLDYLTQTTPPMASLGEQIAVVLEQISAQQAVLDEHWQRLEQHRSQAQVEEQEAEAKQQELGRLRQEWEQNQGDLAEAHSQLKLLEKTLSIQQNHGNTLDAQVKNQVLLREQLVQLSEMFEQVAVVQKVDVEALERMPIEELQGVAQNLQQDLDKIFQFVNGQEEELKLQRETIQELEQKLANSHDSERWNIQRNLTDEQEAYQMLDQTLVGQRRNLRERQETLTLHQAVLARRQGHGDATPIKQAQPMDPVLAQIDQQKQILDQQLAQIKQEIEQTRQSLDGVQGQVSDRANQMEGKRQAIEQLEAQLAQLRSSAAQLRGRVTTYEEMLQPLQDKLNELKAKLEEVSTLLTQGQETEGHQQQAVTQLRDLLMGLMNSQSAELAAS; via the coding sequence GTGCTTTATCTAGCAGAAGTACAAAAACAGAAAAGCGGCTTTGGCCTGGGTAGCGGTAAAGCTGAACTCAAACTGCTCGCCTGTCAGCGAGGTGAACAAAGTTGGGCGGCAGTACCCGGATCGGAGACGATCCCAGCGGACGATGCCAATAATTTGAATGCGGGGACTCTGGTACTCGTCGATCTGAGTCCTAATAAACAAATTAAAGGCAATATTGAAGAGGCGGCTAATCGTCTCGTCAGTATTTTGCAGGGATTCTCCCGAGGCCAAGAGAAAATTAAAACCAAGGAAGAAGAAATTGAACAGTGGATGCAGTCACTGACTTACCAAAGTCAGGAACTCCAGCGCCGGGAAATGGAACTTCAAGTTCGAGAAGAAGAAATCGCTCAACTGGATTCCCAACGCGAGGAAATTCAAGGCTCCTCGGAAGAAGCCCAACGCATTCGCGATGAACTTCAAGCCAAGCAGCAGGAACTCGATGCGGCCCTGGAAAAACTCCAGTCTGAAAAACAGACGATGGAGGCGCAAGTGGCTCAATCCCAACAGTCCGTTCAGTTGGACGAGGGACTGGCCACTCACGTTCAGGAATTGCTCGATTATTTGACCCAAACGACCCCTCCGATGGCCTCGCTTGGGGAACAGATTGCCGTTGTCCTAGAACAGATTTCCGCACAGCAAGCTGTTCTTGATGAACACTGGCAACGCCTGGAACAACATCGCTCCCAAGCCCAGGTAGAAGAACAGGAAGCGGAGGCCAAACAACAAGAATTAGGGCGCTTACGTCAAGAGTGGGAACAAAATCAGGGCGATTTAGCGGAGGCTCACTCCCAGTTGAAACTCCTGGAAAAAACCCTTTCAATTCAGCAAAATCATGGGAATACTCTGGATGCTCAGGTGAAGAACCAAGTGTTATTAAGAGAACAATTGGTTCAACTTTCGGAGATGTTTGAACAGGTAGCGGTCGTTCAAAAGGTGGATGTAGAAGCTCTGGAACGGATGCCTATTGAAGAACTGCAAGGGGTGGCACAAAATCTCCAGCAAGATTTGGATAAAATCTTTCAATTTGTGAATGGTCAAGAAGAGGAGTTGAAGTTACAGCGGGAGACGATTCAAGAGCTAGAGCAAAAGTTGGCTAATTCTCATGACTCTGAGCGCTGGAATATTCAGCGCAATCTAACCGATGAGCAGGAGGCTTATCAAATGTTAGACCAAACTTTGGTGGGTCAGCGTCGAAATCTTCGAGAACGTCAAGAAACCTTGACTCTACACCAAGCGGTTTTGGCTCGTCGTCAAGGTCATGGGGATGCGACTCCGATTAAGCAAGCTCAACCGATGGATCCGGTGTTGGCACAAATTGACCAACAGAAACAAATTTTGGATCAACAACTGGCTCAGATTAAACAGGAGATCGAGCAAACTCGACAGTCTCTTGATGGGGTTCAGGGTCAGGTGAGCGATCGCGCCAATCAAATGGAGGGAAAACGGCAGGCGATCGAGCAATTGGAGGCACAGTTGGCTCAACTGCGCTCTAGCGCGGCCCAATTGCGCGGTCGAGTCACTACCTATGAGGAGATGTTGCAGCCGCTGCAAGATAAGCTGAATGAACTCAAGGCAAAATTGGAAGAAGTCAGCACTTTGTTGACTCAGGGCCAGGAAACCGAGGGTCATCAACAGCAGGCTGTCACCCAGCTTCGGGACCTCCTGATGGGGTTAATGAATTCCCAGTCGGCTGAGTTGGCGGCATCATAG